Within the Cyanobium sp. ATX 6F1 genome, the region CAGATACATCTCCTGCAACTCGCCCTCTTCTTCCCAGGTGCTGTTCTCCACCGCCAGGTTCACATTCGAGCTGTAGCTGCCGCTGGCATTGGAGAACACCCGCGTGGCCGCCTCCCGAATCGAGATTCCCTGGGCCGCCGCCTGCTCCTGGCTGTGCTTGCGCACAAAGTTCATATCCAGCGGCTCATCGGCCTCCGCCGCCATCTTCACGCCCTGATCAATCAGGCCCATCTGGTTGATGAACAGATCGCGGAACACCCCCGAGCAGTTCACCACCACATCGATGCGCGGGCGGCCGAGTTCCTCCAAGGAGAGCAGCTCCAGCTTGTTCACCCGCCCGAGCGAATCGGCCACCGGCTTGACGCCGATGAACCAGAGGATCTGGGCGAGCGATTCGCCGTAGGTCTTGATGTTGTCGGTGCCCCAGAGCACGCAGGCGATCGTTTCCGGCCAGGCGCCCTGCTCCGCTTTCTGGCGCTCGATCAGCCGGTCCACCACCACCTTCGCCGCAGCGATCGCCGCGCGGGTGGGAATCGACTGGGGATCGAGGGCGTGGATGTTCTTGCCGCTGGGCAGCACACCCGGGTTGCGGATCGGATCACCACCGGGGCCGGGGATCACGTATTCGCCATCGAGGGCCCGCAGCAGGCTCTCCATCTCCTTGTCGGCGCAGATCTGCTCGAGGCAGAAGCGCAGATAGCCAAACAGCTTGTCGAGTTCGGCGGGCTCGACGGCCGCAAAGCCTGAGCCACGGCAGGAGCTCAGCCACGGGCTGGGTCGCTCATAGCCAAATCGCTCCAGCAGGGCGAAGAACCAGCCGAAGCGGCCCTTGAGATCCACCCGGCCGTCGCTGCCGGTGACCGCGCGCACCATCGAGGCCACCGCCTTGCGGCAGGCCTCGGTGATCCGTTGGTTCAGCTCCACATCAACCAGCACCCCGGCATCGTTGCCGCGGTACACCTCGTCGATCGTGCGGCCGATGCTCTCGGCCAGCAGAGCCGGCAGGCTGCGGTAGCCCTCCTCCTCGCGCTCGAGGGCGGCGATGCTCACCAGGGTGGCGATCGCCTCCTCGGCGGTGGGGGGCTTGCCGATCGTGTGCAGGCCGCAGGGCAGCAGCCGGCTCTCGATCTCCATCAGCTGGCGGTAGAGCGCCCCGACCACGTCATCGCGCTGCTCGCGGCTCAGCTCGGCGGCGTCCTGCTCGGGCAGCTTCACATCCTTATCGAGGTTGCACTGGCGCGCCGTCTCCACCATCGCGTTGACGATCTGCACACCCCGGCTGCTCTCGCGCAGCTGCTGGTAGGAGCCCACCAGTTCGCCCAGCTCCTTGAGCCCCTTGTAGAGGCCGGCGTTTTCAGCCGGCGGGGTGAGGTAGCTGATGGTTGCCGCATAACCCCGGCGCTTGGCGATCGTGGCCTCCGACGGGTTGTTGGCGGCGTAGTAGTAGAGGTTCGGCAGGGCGCCGATCAAGGAATCGGGATAGCAGGTGTCGCTCATGCCCATCTGCTTGCCTGGCATGAACTCCAGCGAGCCGTGGGTGCCGAAATGCAGCACCGCATCGGCCTTCCAGATCTTCTCGAGATAGGTGTAGTAGGCGGCGAAACCGTGGTGGGGGCTGGCACTGCGCGAGTAGAGCAGGCGCATCGGATCGCCCTCGTAGCCGAAGGTGGGCTGGACGCCGATGAAGACGTTGCCGAAGTGGCGGCCGTAGATCAAAAGGTTGGTGCCATCGCTGTTCAGGTTGCCGGGGGGCTTGCCCCAGTTCTCCTCCAGGCGCTCGGAGTAGGGGGTGAGCCGTTCGTACTCGGCCACGCTCATGCGGTGGGCGATCGCCAGCTCCGGCGCCCCCACAAGGGCCTCGGGGTCGTTGATCACCAACTCCATCAGCGCCTTGCTGTCGCGGGGCAGATCCTGCACGTCGTAGCCCTTGGCCTTCATCTCCTCGAGCACCCGGTGGATCGAGCCGAACACATCGAGGTAGGCCGCCGTACCCACGTTCCCCTTGTCGGGGGGGAAGCTGAACACGGTGATCGCCAGCTTCTTCTCGTGGCGGGGTTTGCGCCGCAGCTGGGCCCAGCGGATCGAGCGCTCGGCGATGGCGTCGACGCGGTCCTGGAGGGTGTGGGCCATGCCGGTGGCGTCATCGCGCCCGGACAGCACGATCGGCTCGATCGCACCATCGAGTTCGGGTATGGCGATCTGCAGCGCCACCTGCACCGGGTGCAGACCCAGATCGCTCTCCTCCCATTCCTGGGTGGTCTGGAACACCAGCGGCAGCGCCACCATGTAGGGCCGGTTGAGCCGCTTGAGCGCTTCGACCGCCTTGGGGTGGTCCTGGCGGGCCGGGCCGCCCACCAGGGCAAAGCCGGTGAGGCTGACGGCCCCATCGACGATCGCCCGCTCCGCATCCAGCGGGTCGTAGAAGAAGGCAGCCACCGGTTTGCTGAAATCGAGGCCGCCGCAGAACACCGGGATCACGGTGGCGCCGCGGTATTCGAGCTCCTGGATCACGGCCACGTAGTGGGCGTCATCGCCCGTGACGATGTGGCTGCGCTGCAGCACCAGACCGATCACCGGGCCCGAGCGGGCGCTCTCACTGAGATCGCGGCGGCTGGCGGTCCAGTTGAGGTAGTCCTTGAGGTCTTCGAACATCCCCGGCGCCAGGGGGTGCCAGATGCCCAGATCGGGGAACACCACCGGATCGACCACCGCCAGCTCGGGGCGGCCCTCCTCTCCCTTGGGGAAGACGTACTTATCGGCCAGCATCAACAGGAAGTTGCGCAGGTTGTCCGGCGTTCCCCCCAGCCAGTACTGAAAACTGAGCATGAACGAACGGGCGTCCTGCGCCTTCTCCACCGGCAGGTATTTCAGAACGGTGGGAAGCGTGTTCAGCAGCTTGAGCATCGCGTCCTGGAAACCGGCGCCGCCGGCCTCCTTCCGCTTTTTCATGAAGCTGGCGATGGCGCTCTTGCTCTGGCCCAGCTGGGCCATCGAGAACGTACCCAGCTTGTTGAGGCGCATCACCTCCGGCATCGACGGGAACACCACCAGCGCCTTGAGGCGATCGCGGTGGGGCGCCACCGCCTCCACCACCTTCTGGGCCAGGTCTTCGATGAAGATCAGCGAGGCGATGAACACATCGGCGGCCGCCAGATCGGCGCAGAAGGCGGCGTAGTTCTGGGGATCACGAAGTTCCTCGATCAGGTAGCCGCACAAATCCACCGCCAGGGCGTTGTTCTGTTCGTTGAGGCTGGTGGCCGCCACGGTCAGGGCGTTCTGGTACTGGGGTTCGAGCACCACATAGACCACCCGCATCAGGGCACGGTTCCCCAGGTCGACAGGGCTGACCCGGCGGGAGGCGGAGCGGACCTGCGTGAACATCGGCGATCGATTGAGCAATGTGAAGCAGCTTACGGAGCTCGCCTGGCCAGCGGGCGCCCCCGCCAGGGGCCATAGGCTCAGCGCAGTTCAGCCTTGGGGCATGACCTCACCGATCCCCGGCCCGATCCCTGTGGTGGTGGCCGGTGCCCTGGGCCGCATGGGCGCCGAAGTGATCAAGGCCGTCTGCGCCGCACCCGATACCGAGCTGGTGGGGGCGATCGACACCACCGCCGGCAAGGAGGGGGCCGACATCGGGCTGGAGCTGGGGCTCGGGGAACTGGAGGTGGCGATCACGGCCGATCTCGAGGGCAGCCTCTGCGCCGCCAGCCAGGCGGTGCGCCAGGCCGGCCCCGGTGGCGGCGCCGTGCTGGTGGATTTCACCCACCCGAAGGTGGTCTACGAGCACACCCGGGCCGCGATCGCCTACGGGGTGCACCCGGTGATCGGCACCACGGGCCTCTCCCCTGAGCAGCTGGCCGAGCTGGCCGTCTTCGCCGAAAAGGCCTCGGTGGGGGCCGCCGTGATCCCCAATTTTTCCGTCGGCATGGTGCTGCTGCAGCAGGCCGCCGCCGCCGCCGCCCGCTTCTACGACTTCGCTGAGCTCACCGAACTGCACCACAACCGCAAGGCCGACGCCCCCAGCGGCACCTGCCTCAAGACAGCTGAATTGATCGAAGAGCTGGGCAAGTCCTTCAACGCCCCCCAGGTGGAGGAGCACGAAACCCTCGCCGGCTGCCGCGGCGGCCAGCGCGACAGCGGACTGCGGCTGCACTCCGTGCGCCTGCCGGGGCTGGTGGCCCACCAGGAAGTGATGTTCGGCGCCCCGGGGGAGACCTACACCCTGCGCCACGACACGATCGAGCGGTCCGCTTTCATGCCCGGCGTGCTGCTCAGTGTGCGCAGGGTGCGCAGCTTGAGCGGCCTCGTCTATGGCCTTGAGCGCCTGCTCTGATGCTGCTGCCGCTCAAGCCCGGTGAACTGCAACGGCTGATCCCCGCGATCGCCACCGGCCCCCAGTTCAATGCCTGCTCCGGCAACCCGCGCAAGCTGCTGCAACGGGTGCTGATCGCCGTGATCGGTGGTGTGCTCTCGCTGCTGATCAGCCAGACCCTGGCCTTCAGCAGCCAGTTCGGCCCCGTCTGGCTGGTGATCGGCGTGGTGTTCGCCCTCTACATCTTCTGGGGGCCGATCCTCGAGGCCGGCCAGCGCAACGCCACCCTCAGGCGCTACCCGGCGGCGGCGATCTTCGAAGGCGAGATCGCCGAGCTGTTCACCAAGGAGCGGGTGGAGGAGCGCAGCGAGCAAGCCGATGCCCGCGGCCGCCTGGAGCTGGTGGAGAACCGGCGCACCTGGCTGTGCCTGGAGCTGGAAGACGAGGACGGCTACCTGGGCCAGCTGCGCTTCCCGATGGACAAGAAGCACAAGGTGCTGCGGCGGGGGATGGTGATCCGCTGCCTGGTGCTGAGTGAGCGCAAGGATTTTTCCCGCGTCGGCGCCCTCAGTGACGCCTGGATCCCCCAGCTGAAGCTCTGGGTGGGGGAGTATCCGTTCCTGCTGCGGCCGGCGTTTGAGGAGATCTGCCTGCGGCGCCTGCGCTGAGGCCAGCCGGGCCGGATTTCACACTCTGTGACCTGACGCAACATTGCGTTACAATTTGCGCATACCAACACCGATCGGCCCATGACTGCTTCCGCCGCCCCCACCGCTGAGCAACGCGCCACCATCCGCGGCGCCACCGTCACCACCGAAGACGGCGGCCGCCTCAACGCCTTCGCCACCGAGCCCAGGATGGAAGTCGTCTCGGTGGAAAGCGGCTGGGGCTTCCATGAGCGTGCTGAGAAGCTCAACGGCCGCATGGCCATGCTCGGCTTCATCGCCCTGCTGGCCACTGAATTCGCCCTCGGCGGTGAGTCCTTCACCCGCGGTCTGCTCGGCCTCGGCTGATCCCTTCCTGGACGGTTTCCACGCCGCAGCAGACTCCTGCTGCGGCTTTTTTGTGGCCATCATTTTTCTGGCCATCCCTTTTCCAGTGGCCAGCACCGATCTCCATGCCCACTCCCCCCCTGGCCCGGGTGGTCGGCGCTGGGCCCACCGGCGCCCTCGCCGCCCTGGTGCTGGCCCAGGCGGGCTGGCGGGTTCAGCTGCTCGATCCCCTGGGCACTGGGCCGCTCAAGGCCCGTAGCCGCGCCTACGCCCTCAACCACTCCAGCCAGGACCTTCTGCAGCAGTGCCAGCTCTGGGAGGCCCTCGGCCCCGATCTGGTGCCGTTCCGCCAGCTGGAACTCTGCGACCTTTCCTCGGGGCAGCGGGTACCTTTCTCCACCGCCGACCTGGGCCGCCAACGCTCCCAGCGGCCCGATGAGGCGGTGGGCTGGGTGCTGGATCACGGCCCCCTGATGACCCTGCTGCTTGAGCGCCTGGCCGCCCATCCGGCCGTGGACCTGCAGCTGGGGAGCAACATCACGGCGATCTCCACAGGCGCCCCCGAGCCCCCCGACCTCACGGTCGTGGCCGACGGCGGCGGCTCCAGCACCCGCAGCGCCCTGGGCATCGGCCACTGGAGCCTCCCCTACCGCCAGGGCTGCCTGACCGTGAAGGTGCGCCTGCGGGGCTGCGCCCCCGACCAGGCCTGGGAGCTGTTCCGCCCCGAGGGGCCCTTCGCCGTGCTGCCCCTGGGGGGCGACACCTTCCAGCTGGTCTGGAGTGCCCCGGCCGAGCGCCTGCGCCGGCTGGAAAGCCTCGATCCGGTGGCCTTCCTTGAGGCCCTCGCCGGGGTGCTGCCCAACACGATCCAAGTGGACACGCTGCTCGATCGGCCCCGCGCCTACCCGGTGGCCCTGGAGCTGGCCCGGCGCCTGCATCGCGGCAGCGCCCTGCTGGTGGGGGAGACGGCCCACCGCTGCCATCCCGTGGGCGGCCAGGGGCTCAACCTCTGTTGGCGCGATGTGGCCGAGCTGCGGCGCCAGGCGCTGCGGGTGAGCCGCGGGCGTCTTTCCCCCCGGCGCCTCGGGGCCGCCTACGCCTTCCGCCGCTGGGGCGATCTGCTGATCACCCTGCTGGCCACCGATCTGCTCGTGCGCCTGTTCTCCAATCGCTTCCCCCCGGCCCGGGCCCTGCGGCAGCTGGCGCTGGCCGCCCTGGGGCGCTGGGGGTTCCTGCGGGCCGCCTTGTTGGGCCTGATGACCTTCGGCCCTTGCCGTCGCCTGCTCCCCTGGTCAGAGTGAGACCACGAAGAGTGCCCCAACCCACCCTGCGGAAGCGGCCATGGTGATCAGCACCGCCCCCCAACCGATCCCCTCATCAGACCTGGTGCGTTACCTGGGCCGGGAACTGGGGCTGAGCGACAACGCCCTGGGCCTCGGGGTCAAGCAGGCCCAGCTGGAGCAGGCCCCCCTGCCGGTGGTGCTCTGGCGCTTCGGGCTGATCAACCTGGAGCAACTCGACCAGGTGCTCGCCTGGCAGGACATCCAGACCTAAAGCTCAGTCGTAGACGATCAACGACTCCACGGGCTGCTGCTCCGGCAGGCGCGAGCGCCCCTGGAGCGCCGCCAGCTCGGCCACGAAGCCGAAGCCCACCAGGGCCCCACCCGCCTGCTCCACCAGCTGGGCGCAGGCACGGGCGGTGCCGCCGGTGGCTAGCAAATCGTCCACGATCAGAACCTTGGCCCCATCAGCGAGGGCGTCGTGCTGGATCTCCAGGCGGTCGCTGCCGTACTCCAATGCGTAGTCGAGGCCAAGCACCAGCCCAGGAAGCTTGCCGGGCTTGCGCACGGGCACGAACCCCAGGCGCACGGCCGTGGCCAGGGCGGTGCCCACGATGAAGCCGCGGGATTCGATCCCCACGATCAGATCCGGCTGCAACCGCTCACAGATCGCCCCCAGCTGGCGCACCACCTCCTGCCAACCCTCCGGATCGCGCATCAAGGGGGTGAGATCGCGGAACAGGATCCCGGGCTTGGGAAAATCGGGAATGTCACGGACCAGCTGACGCAGATCAACAGGAGGCACTGACGGATCGCCTGGAGCGCTGGCATCATCGCAGCCATGCCCGATATCACCTCCCTCCCCGCCACCTCCTCCAGCGGGCCGGCCAGCGAAGCCGCCAGCCCCCTGCCCCGCCGGGGGCTGGAGCGCCTGGATCTGCTGCTGCTCTGCGTCGAAGCCCTCGACCTCAACGGCGGCGAGGCGATGGTCTGGATGAGCCAGCAACTCGGATTCGCTGAGCTGTTCCCGAACCGCGTCGAGCTCTGGAAGCGGCGCTGCACCAACCCCCTGCGCCGGGCCACCCGCCGCGGTCAGCTGGCTCCGCTGGAAAGCGACGCCCTGATCCGCATCCTCTGCGCCATGGCCGAGCGCCTCTACCCGATGCTGCGTCAGTTGCTCTCCAGTGCCGAACCCGAACCCGTCACCGCCGAGCGCTGGGCCCTGTTCCAGGCGCGGCTGAGCGATCTGGTAGCCGAGCGGCTCAACCTGCGCCGCGGCGCCGTGCAGCGGCTGCTCCATCCCGACGATGGCCCCCAGCTCTCCCGCCAGCTGGTGCGCGCCCTCTCGCTGACCGCCGGTGTGGGAGGGTTCGAGCGGCTCCGGGCCAGCCTCCTGGACGCCCCCGCCTGATCGCGCCGGCATGAAGCTCACCTACCGCTACGAACAGATCAGCGCCCGGCTGCAGCTGGAGGGCCTGCCGGACGTCTCGATCGGCCAGGGCGAGCAGGTGCTGGGCATCCTCACCGGCTGGACGCTCACCCTGGCGGGGCGGCCGGAGCTGGAGGGCAAGCGCGACCACCTGGTGGCCCTGATCGAGGTGGTGTTGCCCTACGCGCGGCACCTGGTCAGCGATGTCCCCAAGGCCTTCGGGCCCGCCACGAGCCCGGTCACGATCGAACCGCGGGGCACGGGCCACCGGCTGCTGCTGCGCAGCAGCCAACCCAACACCGAGCCCCTCGATCTGCAGCTCGATGACGCCGAGCTGGCTGATCTGGTCAGCTGCCTCGATCAGGCACGCCTCGACTGGCGTGTGCAACTGCCCCTCGGCCTGCCGGCCGCCCAGCCGCTCAAACGCCGGGAACTGCTGGTGCGGACGCCCCTGGCCCAGCGGCTGGCGGCCCCCCTCTGCGGAGCCGCCGCGGTGGCGCTCACCGCCTCCCTGGCACTGATGGTGCCGCCGCCGCGCCCCGGCGCTGCCCCCGCGCCCGCCCCGCCGCTTCCGGTTGAGAAAACCCGTTGACGCCAGGCCTGTTGACGCCAGGCCCGTTGACGTCAGCCAGTGCCCCGTCACACTGATGATTGATGCGCACACCGTTCAAGACAGGCTCCCATGACCATGAGCTGGTCGGAACTGCGGCGCCGGGTCACCCGGTTGGGGGCCAGCCTCGATGTGGTCGTGCGCAGTGATCCTGAGGTCTGTGGCCTCAGCGGCAAGAACTTCCAGCTCTCGCTGCACCACGGCGGCCAGGGGGACTGCACCGTCGGCTGCCTGAGCCTGGTGGACTGCCCCAACGAACTGGTGTTGATCGAGTTCGAGCGCTGGATGCGCGGCGCCGGTTTCGCCCTGGAGTGATGAACGAACCCAAGCGACACCTGCGCCTCGCCCGCACCGCTCAGCCCTCCAGGGACGTCTACCGCAGGCGCAAGCGCACCAGTCGCCCCAAACAGTTCGCCGTGGGCCTGCTGCTGGCCGCCGCCGGCACCGGTCTGCTGCTGGCGCTCCTGAAGCTGCCGGAGCGCCTCGACACCCTGCTGCTGGTGAGCAAGGCGATCGGCAACCTGCTCACCGGCCTCACCCTGCTGGGCAGCGGCCTGCTGCAACTGCTTGGGGTGCTGCTGCTGGTGGCCCTCGCCCTGACGGCCCTGGCCCTGGTGGTGATCGGTCTGGTGCGGATCGTGCGCGCCTTCTGGCCGGCCCGCAAGGCTCAATCGTCCCGCTGAGGACGGGGCGAAAGCGAGCGCCGCAGGATCCAGAGTTCCTCCAGGCTCACGCAGCCGTCACCGTTGCGTTCGGCCTGGGCGAAATTCAGCTGCAACCAGGGGAGCGCCGACACCTCAGCGCCGCAAAGGCGCCCGTCGAGGTTGCGGTCGGCCCGCTGGAAGGCCTGGCGCAGGCGTTCACCGAGGAAATGGCCCTGGCCCGGGGGCGGGGTCAGATCCGGCCGCAGCAGGTAGCCCTTGCTGCCCTGATCAAAGCGCTGGAAATTGGATTCCAGGAACGGGCGGCCGCGGGCCTCCTCGGGGCTGAGCCGGCCATCGCCGTTGCTGTCGAGCTTGCGGAACAGCTTTTCGAGCCGCTTTTGGTAACGCTGCAGATCCCCAAGTTCCTGGGCCCGCACCGCCGGAACCAGCGACAACGCCTGTGGCCCGGCCAGAGACAACGCCACGAGCAGCACCGCGGCGGCGGCGATCGCGCCTCTGCTCCCCGGCGCACCCTTCACCCCCTGGTCCCGCTGCGGCATCGATTCAGACTATGGACCAATGATCAAATTGTCCCTGGCCCAGGGCCTTTCGGGGCCCCCGCATCTGTGACCGGATCCGACTGGGACTGGCCTGAGCCCCTGGGCTCCATACAGTTCAGGGCAGCTGCCACTGCCCCCATCCCCATGAGCCGACCCCACACGATCTGGGTGGTGGATGACGATCCCGAGCTGCGCCAGCTGCTCGGCACCTACCTGGGGGAGCAGGGCTACGAGGTGCGCTGCCTCAGTGACGGGGCCCAACTGCTGGCCCGTCTCGATTTCCAGCGCCCCGACCTGGTGGTGCTCGATCTGATGATGCCCGGCGAAGACGGCCTCACCGTGCTGCGCCGCCTGCGCGACAACGCCGACGACCTGCCGGTGGTGATGCTCACCGCCCGGGGGGAGGCCGTGGACCGGATCATCGGCCTGGAGCAGGGCGCCGACGACTACCTGGCCAAACCGTTCCTGCCCCGGGAGCTCACCGCCCGCATCGAAGCCGTGATGCGCCGCCGCGGGGCCGTGCCGGCGGGGGCCCCCGTCGCCGGTGGGGAAATTGTGAGCTTCGGAGACAATCGCCTCGATCTGGCGGCCCGCTCGCTGGAATGTGCCGGCGTGCCGGTGACGATCACCAGCGGTGAATTCAGCCTGCTGGCCGCCTTCGTGCAGCACCCCCAGCGGCCCCTGTCCCGGGAGCGGCTGATCGAGCTGGCCCGGGGCCCCTCCAGTGACACCGACAGCCGCAGCATGGATGTGCAGGTCTCGCGTGTGCGCAAGCTGATCGAGCCGGATCCCAGCCGCCCCCGCTACCTGCAGACGGTCTGGGGCTACGGCTACGTGTTCGTTCCCGACGGCACCCCCCGCAGCCACTGACCATGGCGGGATCGCGGCTGACGGGAGCCCTGCCGCTGCGGCTCGCGGCCTACTTCGTGGGCGGCTGGGGCGCCACATTGATGGTGCTCCAGGGGCTGCTGGGCAGTCAGCTGGAACGGGCCCAGATCGTCGAGATGGGGCCTGATGTGGCCCAGAACATCCGCCTGAGCGAGCTGGCCCTGGAGCGCTTTCCGCCGGTGGTCGTCGCCCAGCTCAGCGGCCTCGAACTGGCTGAGGGCTCCCTGGCGGCCCCCGTGCCCGATGGCGTCGTGCTCAGCGGCGATGGCCTGCAGATCGATCGCGCCCTGCGCCTGCGCCGGGAACTCTGCCTCCACCTGCCCCACTGCCCGCGGGTGGTGGCCGGCGGCGGCCGGGTGCCCGGGGCCTGGATCGAGCTGGTCTCCCCGTTGGAACCCGTGTGGCTGTTCGCCGCGATCCGCCCGCCCCTGAGCTTCCCCCCCGATCCCCTGCTGCTCAGCCTCTCGCTGGTGAGCGGCAGCCTGCTGGCGGGGGGCCTGTTCCTGCTGCTGGATGTGCAGCAACCCCTGCAGCAACTGGAGCGCGCCCTGGCCCGGGTGGGGGTGGACCGGCAGCCGCCGCCGCTGCCCCAGAGCGGGGCCAAGGAGGTGCGCCGGCTGGCCCAGCACTTCAACGCGATGCTCGAGCGCCTGGATTGCAGCGACCGCGAACGGGCCACGATGCTCGCCGGCATCGCCCACGACCTCAAATCACCGCTGACGCGGCTGCGGCTGCGGCTGTCCGTGGGCGGGGAAGCGCTCCATGGCCCCGGGCGGCAGAAGGCGGAGGCCGACCTCGATTCGCTCGAGCGCATCACCCGCCAGTTCCTGCTGTTCGCCGGCGGCGGCAGCGGTGAGGCCTTGGTGGAGTTGCCCCTCGATGAGCTGCTGGCGGAACTGGCGGCCCAGTACGACGATCCACCCCTGATCCTGGCGCTCACGCCGCTGCGGGCCACGGTTCAGCCCACCGCCCTCAGCCGCGCCGTCGCCAACCTGATCGACAACGCCTTCAGCTACGGCCAGCCACCGGTGCGGCTGAAGCTGATCGAGGCAGCGGAAGACGGCTTCGAGCTGCAGGTGTGGGACCAGGGGGCGGGCATCCCCGAGGCGCTCCGGGAGCAGGCCCTGATGCCCTTTCAGCGGCTGGATCAGGCCCGGGGCGGCCAGGGCCACTGCGGCCTCGGGCTGGCGATCGCGGCGCGGGTGGCCCAGGCCCATGGCGGCCAGCTGGGGTTCCGCCAGGGCGACGTGCGCGAGGGCGGTGGCTTCTGCGTCAGCCTCAGCGGCCGCTGGCAGCCGCCGGAGCCCCCGATCAGCGCCAACTGACGCCACCGACGCAGACGCCGGGCCAAAAACGGTCAGAGTCGGCAGGCTGTCGTCAGGTAAGACCCACCCGTAACGCCATGGCCGAGACATCAAACGAACATCCTTCAGCCACTCCTGGGGAGCGATCCGGCAAGGACAAGAAGGTAAAGAAGGCACAAGGCAAAGAAAAGACTAAAAACAAGAAGAAAAGCGGCTCACCGCCGCCACCGATCCCCCGTCTGGGGAAATTCACGGATCGCTATTACCCCTCCGCCCTGTTGGAGGATCTGGCCAATGGCAGTCGGCCGGAGTCGGGCAATGGAAAGCTTGATCGCAAGTACTACGAGAAGGAGCTATCCAGCCTCCAGGAGGAGCTGGTCAAGATGCAGTACTGGGTGAAGGCCACCGGCTTCCGCCTGATGGTGCTCTTCGAAGGCCGCGACGCGGCCGGCAAGGGGGGCACGATCAAGCGCATCACCGAACCGCTGAACCCCCGCGGCTGTCAGGTGGTGGCCCTGGGCACCCCTTCCGATCAGGAACGCGGTCAGTGGTACTTCCAGCGCTACGTGGAGAACTTCCCCACCGCCGGCGAGATCGTGATCTTCGATCGCAGCTGGTATAACCGCGCCGGCGTGGAGCGGGTGATGGGCTTCTGCACCGAGCAGCAGGTGGATGAGTTCCTGTTCTCCTGCCCGGAGTTCGAGCGCATGCTGGTGCGCTCCGGCATCGTGCTGCTCAAGTACTGGTTCTCGGTCAGCGACGAGGAGCAGGAGGCGCGCTTCCGCTCCCGCATCGAGGACCCGACCCGCCGCTGGAAGCTGAGCCCGATGGACCTGGAATCCAGGGACC harbors:
- a CDS encoding EF-hand domain-containing protein, giving the protein MPQRDQGVKGAPGSRGAIAAAAVLLVALSLAGPQALSLVPAVRAQELGDLQRYQKRLEKLFRKLDSNGDGRLSPEEARGRPFLESNFQRFDQGSKGYLLRPDLTPPPGQGHFLGERLRQAFQRADRNLDGRLCGAEVSALPWLQLNFAQAERNGDGCVSLEELWILRRSLSPRPQRDD
- a CDS encoding response regulator, with translation MSRPHTIWVVDDDPELRQLLGTYLGEQGYEVRCLSDGAQLLARLDFQRPDLVVLDLMMPGEDGLTVLRRLRDNADDLPVVMLTARGEAVDRIIGLEQGADDYLAKPFLPRELTARIEAVMRRRGAVPAGAPVAGGEIVSFGDNRLDLAARSLECAGVPVTITSGEFSLLAAFVQHPQRPLSRERLIELARGPSSDTDSRSMDVQVSRVRKLIEPDPSRPRYLQTVWGYGYVFVPDGTPRSH
- a CDS encoding ATP-binding protein, with the translated sequence MAGSRLTGALPLRLAAYFVGGWGATLMVLQGLLGSQLERAQIVEMGPDVAQNIRLSELALERFPPVVVAQLSGLELAEGSLAAPVPDGVVLSGDGLQIDRALRLRRELCLHLPHCPRVVAGGGRVPGAWIELVSPLEPVWLFAAIRPPLSFPPDPLLLSLSLVSGSLLAGGLFLLLDVQQPLQQLERALARVGVDRQPPPLPQSGAKEVRRLAQHFNAMLERLDCSDRERATMLAGIAHDLKSPLTRLRLRLSVGGEALHGPGRQKAEADLDSLERITRQFLLFAGGGSGEALVELPLDELLAELAAQYDDPPLILALTPLRATVQPTALSRAVANLIDNAFSYGQPPVRLKLIEAAEDGFELQVWDQGAGIPEALREQALMPFQRLDQARGGQGHCGLGLAIAARVAQAHGGQLGFRQGDVREGGGFCVSLSGRWQPPEPPISAN
- the ppk2 gene encoding polyphosphate kinase 2, yielding MAETSNEHPSATPGERSGKDKKVKKAQGKEKTKNKKKSGSPPPPIPRLGKFTDRYYPSALLEDLANGSRPESGNGKLDRKYYEKELSSLQEELVKMQYWVKATGFRLMVLFEGRDAAGKGGTIKRITEPLNPRGCQVVALGTPSDQERGQWYFQRYVENFPTAGEIVIFDRSWYNRAGVERVMGFCTEQQVDEFLFSCPEFERMLVRSGIVLLKYWFSVSDEEQEARFRSRIEDPTRRWKLSPMDLESRDRWVEFSKAKDAMFAHTNIPEAPWFTVEADDKRRARLNCIRHLLSKIPYQDMTPPAIELPPRKSAKGYQRPPMNEQFFVPNAYP